The region GCAGGTGGCCCTGAGAAAATTGCGCATGATACACAATGCAAAAAACATCAATGACTTACGTGTCCCTCCTGCGAACAGGCTGGAAAAGCTTGGCGGAGATAGAGAGGGGCAATACAGCATCAGGATCAATGATCAATGGCGTATCTGTTTTTTCTGGAAGGCAGGGGACGCTCATGAGGTTGAAATCATAGATTACCATTAGGGGTGAAAATCATGAAAAAGAAGAAACTGCAACCCGTACATCCAGGCGAGGTACTCCTGGAGGAATTCCTCAATCCCATGGGACTGAGCCAGAGCAAGCTCGCGCTGAACATCGGTGT is a window of Nitrospirae bacterium CG2_30_53_67 DNA encoding:
- a CDS encoding plasmid maintenance system killer: MIKSFSDRETGKVYSREGSRRLPGDIQQVALRKLRMIHNAKNINDLRVPPANRLEKLGGDREGQYSIRINDQWRICFFWKAGDAHEVEIIDYH